A genomic segment from Geitlerinema sp. PCC 7407 encodes:
- a CDS encoding microcompartments protein, with protein sequence MGVELRSYVFLDSLQPQHAAYIGTVALGFLPLPGDSSLWIELSPGIEINRITDVALKAAEVRPGVQFVERLYGLLEIHSSRQGETRAAGRAILETLGVSERECIKPRVISSQIIRNIDPYQAQLINRTRRGQLLLAGQTLYVLEVEPAAYAALAANESEKAALINILQVQAVGSFGRLYLGGEERDILAASQAALAAIENVVGRDRSTSQRNE encoded by the coding sequence TTGGGCGTAGAACTACGCAGTTATGTCTTTCTAGACAGCTTGCAGCCTCAACATGCTGCGTATATTGGCACCGTGGCGCTAGGGTTTTTGCCCCTGCCCGGCGACTCTTCTCTCTGGATCGAGCTGTCCCCCGGCATCGAAATCAACCGAATCACCGACGTCGCCCTCAAAGCCGCAGAGGTGCGGCCCGGCGTGCAGTTCGTTGAGCGACTCTACGGCCTGCTAGAGATCCACTCCAGCCGCCAAGGAGAAACCCGGGCCGCCGGACGCGCCATCCTCGAAACCTTGGGCGTCAGCGAGCGCGAATGTATCAAGCCGCGGGTCATCTCCAGCCAAATCATTCGCAACATCGACCCCTACCAGGCCCAGCTGATCAACCGCACTCGCCGAGGCCAGCTGCTGCTGGCGGGCCAGACCCTCTACGTCTTGGAAGTAGAGCCCGCTGCCTACGCCGCTCTGGCGGCCAACGAGTCCGAAAAAGCCGCCTTGATCAATATCTTGCAGGTGCAGGCCGTCGGCAGCTTTGGCCGGCTGTACCTGGGAGGCGAAGAACGCGATATCTTGGCAGCGTCCCAGGCCGCCCTAGCCG